Proteins from one Mycoplasma sp. Pen4 genomic window:
- a CDS encoding ABC transporter permease: MNAKEFEKKYNLNLNGSLRSTISSFAAKDDANLNNIAGKPKKIVIEIFKRFFSSWSAVVGLIVFLGVLLASIIITSTSFYSSTNPIYDDIKINVYDLDGNLIKSGVASTAKVISLPPTFEPFVIASPYSQEISIFNNSNFYGGAFKVNDMDLFNHAGIGLIKDKTFRIDENKTLYIDIYNFLKMLNISAALDNAGFNPATTSKADAIKLAGFIIQNNPQLNLATILGTNDKGLDIWTTSWVGTWQAIRLAIIVATIQTIIGVTVGAYLGFHVGSWIDTVMMRLIDIFVAPPTLIWLLIFATTFGTTDLTLGFALVFVGWVGSVGRTRMFIITVKDSEFITASKSVGASKARLIYKHALPGIVGKIATSYVASIPSIIMSVSSLAFLGFFKSDQANLGAILSSAASQASTNVWILALPATILLLISVSLHFVALGVHDALDPKVIKSK, from the coding sequence ATGAACGCCAAAGAATTCGAGAAAAAATATAATTTAAATCTTAATGGTTCATTACGTTCAACTATTAGTTCTTTCGCTGCTAAAGATGATGCGAATTTAAATAACATTGCCGGTAAACCTAAAAAAATAGTAATTGAAATCTTCAAAAGATTCTTCTCAAGTTGATCAGCTGTTGTTGGTTTAATAGTATTTTTAGGAGTTTTACTTGCTTCTATCATCATTACATCTACATCATTTTATAGTTCAACAAACCCAATTTATGATGATATCAAAATCAATGTCTATGATTTAGATGGTAACTTAATTAAATCAGGCGTTGCTTCAACAGCAAAAGTAATAAGCTTGCCGCCAACATTTGAACCTTTCGTTATCGCAAGCCCTTACAGCCAAGAGATATCAATCTTTAATAACTCTAATTTCTATGGTGGTGCATTCAAAGTTAATGACATGGACTTATTCAACCATGCAGGAATTGGTTTAATTAAAGACAAAACATTTAGAATCGATGAAAACAAAACACTTTACATTGATATTTACAACTTTTTAAAAATGCTTAACATTTCTGCTGCACTTGATAACGCTGGATTTAATCCTGCTACAACATCAAAAGCAGACGCAATTAAATTAGCTGGATTCATTATCCAAAACAACCCACAATTAAACTTAGCCACAATATTAGGAACAAATGACAAAGGTCTTGACATCTGAACAACTTCATGAGTTGGAACATGACAAGCTATTAGACTTGCAATCATTGTTGCTACAATTCAAACAATCATCGGTGTAACAGTTGGTGCATACCTTGGTTTCCACGTTGGTTCATGAATTGATACAGTTATGATGCGTTTAATTGATATCTTTGTTGCACCTCCTACACTTATTTGACTTTTAATCTTTGCGACTACATTCGGTACAACAGATTTAACATTAGGATTTGCCTTAGTGTTCGTTGGATGAGTTGGTTCTGTTGGTAGAACAAGAATGTTCATCATCACAGTTAAAGATTCAGAATTCATCACTGCTTCAAAATCGGTTGGAGCATCAAAAGCAAGACTTATCTATAAACATGCACTTCCAGGAATCGTTGGAAAAATTGCTACATCATATGTTGCTTCAATCCCATCAATTATTATGTCAGTGTCATCACTTGCATTCCTTGGGTTCTTCAAATCAGATCAAGCTAACCTTGGGGCTATCTTATCTTCGGCTGCCTCACAAGCAAGTACAAACGTATGAATTCTTGCATTACCTGCTACAATCTTACTTCTTATCTCAGTATCATTACACTTCGTTGCACTTGGAGTTCATGATGCTCTAGATCCAAAAGTAATCAAATCTAAATAA
- a CDS encoding ABC transporter permease yields the protein MLRYILKRLGFALITLVIIILVVYLLVAQFTENPFLKAALSKGLNSGDSSEASQKLFKEAFEQSVKFHLVPSDLNLSDYPNGTWANIKVSPIVRFGYWVQNLFTNKQNPFGVPYNEGILTTAGATTISGFFFKFLKYSIIITLPAFVISAIIGIALGIVAGYKRGSASDAGINLFALIFVALPSFVIAPILISILFSINVPPVFLNFNDEAVVKTQGWGKIILSWIPPISIIVLGSLSGYITYTRNQVISVLTSNYILIAKSKGLSRKQIFFKYVLRNISIPLAAMLIPSYIGLLSGGIVIETYWKVPGTSQVIAQAFPNGEINIIMFSTSFFTLLSLVTTIIVDISFALLDPRIKYSSSSQYSYSRFFKAYLARERQFNELTKEETTIQVAEGE from the coding sequence ATGTTAAGATATATTTTAAAACGTTTAGGTTTTGCATTGATAACATTAGTCATCATCATCCTTGTGGTTTATTTATTAGTGGCACAATTTACTGAAAACCCTTTTCTTAAAGCTGCTTTAAGTAAGGGGCTTAATAGTGGTGATTCTTCAGAGGCTTCACAAAAATTATTTAAAGAAGCCTTTGAACAATCCGTCAAGTTTCACCTTGTACCAAGTGATTTAAATCTTAGTGATTATCCAAACGGTACATGAGCAAACATAAAAGTCAGTCCAATTGTACGTTTTGGTTATTGAGTTCAAAACTTATTTACTAATAAACAAAATCCATTTGGAGTACCTTATAATGAAGGAATTTTAACAACAGCAGGAGCTACAACAATTAGTGGTTTCTTCTTCAAATTCTTAAAATACTCAATTATTATTACACTTCCAGCATTCGTGATTTCAGCAATTATTGGAATCGCATTAGGAATTGTTGCTGGATATAAACGTGGATCAGCTTCTGATGCCGGAATTAACTTATTTGCCTTAATCTTTGTGGCATTACCAAGTTTCGTTATCGCGCCGATTTTAATATCAATTCTATTTTCTATCAATGTACCACCCGTATTCCTAAACTTCAATGATGAAGCAGTTGTAAAAACTCAAGGTTGAGGAAAAATTATTCTTTCATGAATTCCACCAATCTCAATCATTGTTTTAGGTTCATTATCAGGTTACATTACATATACTAGAAACCAAGTTATTAGTGTACTTACATCAAATTACATTTTAATAGCTAAATCAAAAGGACTTTCAAGAAAACAAATCTTCTTTAAATATGTCTTAAGAAATATTTCAATCCCACTTGCAGCAATGCTTATTCCATCATATATTGGACTTCTTAGTGGGGGAATTGTTATTGAAACTTATTGAAAAGTACCAGGGACATCACAAGTAATTGCACAAGCATTCCCTAATGGTGAAATTAACATTATTATGTTCTCAACTTCATTCTTTACATTATTAAGTTTAGTAACTACAATAATTGTTGATATTTCATTTGCATTGCTTGACCCTAGAATTAAGTACTCTTCATCAAGTCAATACAGCTACTCACGCTTCTTTAAAGCATATTTAGCAAGAGAAAGACAATTTAATGAATTAACCAAAGAAGAAACAACAATACAAGTAGCGGAAGGAGAATAA
- a CDS encoding OppA family ABC transporter substrate-binding lipoprotein: MTKKLKIFLNLSITAVSTTPALALVACGTTTNNDTSNPGTGETPVTNSGEGHLAWEKLQSIVQRDLNSVEPSYGFNDTNATKEGYLQPRDAYNVINPVVYFDNSIVSDSYAKDGYLQHEYNSIFTNLPWLYDNSSSSGGRQQPLYDTTVSSFISIQHTGTPIIETEKTLDETTLSETTVEHILRPSVSRRKFELADAIIIITSDGQEHVFDSDDASLVPAPTIDGKYYAFTSIERSSNDPKSINSENFNAMLKQAQSVKFRVKKGNFWVDQNGQKTPYEITAKDFLVGLLRTQFIDVDFRRKNGGSKQVDDLVTAALLNLSKGRFDDDSRYNNKYLYNLFNINFDNMLDESKALSTDDQGNTYFSVGKVEPGLSAQFTKLIDDLVATSYDFVPAPSAYINAKNEEVSNDTSSTAEKVKEIFKPTTTTFKQEEDLFNGLKNVNGLAKEAGIYWYGASLDQTLFSGKYYAVAYNPDTQIVATKLNTHYADQNFVNDPRTIKEFRNKYTTTTIEEKTFDDQSWKNYLSGTEYRFAWSTLSEAERTKVSDKSSATNNPYGLSYSKVLSKNKFTRYQTWNLIPDSGADNSSVSDAYIKLMYGGTRDQLSNGTLANNIENITLGMGAEFNSLISTAIDWAAYAQNQYGPSQQKNAWVTAFSPDSLIVAGNDEDKTAANTLRENSKLINSFFAVDSANGTRVQFDGVQGTLIQPGQSVAIKNSDTLLQSPVFEQVKTKFKALLDRFYAANPELQPETNANDKIRINVLYRFNNLPGTMTNTYELIQAVLNSLDSRFEFSIRRPKDRDEWQSFWLNGASPVGFVGWGYDYDGIGSGIDGYSHSNAVLNTALFKLISDDAYAQKMEALYPRLVAASKAFKKLVDTLNADGSKQKLSLTPQQISGLTTKQLSTLGNILGVKRFNENNELVDIPAEETSQYISLELLMSTFWLTYTTSNSSVTKLQLVELAQEISNIYGAYPDVAMAVSVKTFTETLSNPNYVIPANYSDFDDLTTIKTAQAK, from the coding sequence ATGACAAAAAAATTAAAAATATTTCTTAATTTATCAATTACCGCAGTTTCTACAACTCCTGCTTTAGCTTTAGTGGCATGTGGTACTACAACAAATAACGACACATCTAACCCAGGGACTGGAGAAACACCTGTTACAAACTCAGGAGAAGGTCACTTAGCATGGGAAAAGCTTCAATCAATCGTGCAAAGAGACTTAAATAGCGTTGAACCATCTTATGGATTTAACGACACAAATGCAACAAAAGAAGGTTACTTACAACCTAGAGATGCATATAACGTAATTAACCCAGTAGTTTATTTTGACAATTCAATTGTTTCAGATAGCTATGCAAAAGATGGTTACTTACAACATGAATATAACTCAATATTCACAAATTTACCATGATTGTATGATAATTCATCTAGTTCAGGTGGAAGACAACAACCACTTTACGATACAACAGTATCATCATTTATTTCGATTCAACACACAGGTACACCAATTATTGAAACAGAAAAAACTCTTGATGAAACAACATTATCAGAAACAACAGTAGAACATATCTTAAGACCATCAGTAAGCCGTAGAAAATTCGAATTAGCTGATGCAATTATCATTATTACAAGCGATGGACAAGAACACGTATTTGATTCTGATGATGCTTCATTAGTGCCTGCTCCAACAATTGATGGAAAATACTATGCTTTCACATCAATTGAAAGATCATCAAATGATCCTAAATCAATTAACTCCGAAAACTTCAATGCAATGTTAAAACAAGCACAATCAGTAAAATTTAGAGTTAAAAAAGGTAACTTCTGAGTTGACCAAAATGGACAAAAAACACCATATGAAATTACTGCTAAAGACTTCCTTGTTGGACTTTTAAGAACTCAATTCATTGATGTTGATTTCAGAAGAAAAAATGGGGGATCAAAACAAGTTGACGATTTAGTTACTGCGGCACTTCTTAACCTTTCAAAAGGAAGATTTGATGATGATTCTAGATACAACAACAAATACTTATACAACTTATTTAATATAAATTTTGACAACATGCTTGATGAATCAAAAGCACTTTCAACTGATGATCAAGGCAATACATACTTCTCAGTTGGTAAAGTTGAACCAGGTTTATCTGCTCAATTTACAAAATTAATTGATGACTTAGTCGCAACATCATATGACTTTGTTCCTGCTCCATCAGCATATATTAATGCTAAAAATGAAGAAGTATCAAACGATACATCATCAACTGCAGAAAAAGTTAAAGAGATCTTTAAACCTACAACAACAACATTTAAACAAGAAGAAGACTTGTTCAATGGATTAAAAAATGTAAATGGTTTAGCAAAAGAAGCTGGAATTTACTGATATGGTGCTAGCTTAGATCAAACATTATTTTCTGGAAAATACTATGCTGTAGCATATAACCCAGATACACAAATCGTTGCAACAAAATTAAATACACACTACGCAGACCAAAACTTTGTTAACGATCCACGTACAATTAAAGAATTTAGAAATAAATATACAACTACAACAATCGAAGAAAAAACATTCGATGACCAATCATGAAAAAATTACCTTTCAGGTACAGAATATCGTTTTGCATGATCAACATTATCTGAAGCTGAACGTACAAAAGTTTCTGATAAATCTAGCGCAACAAATAATCCTTACGGATTATCATATTCAAAAGTTCTTTCAAAAAATAAATTTACAAGATACCAAACATGAAACTTAATTCCTGATAGTGGTGCAGATAATAGTTCTGTAAGTGATGCATACATCAAATTAATGTATGGTGGAACTAGAGATCAATTATCAAATGGAACACTTGCAAATAACATTGAAAACATTACATTAGGAATGGGCGCTGAATTTAACTCATTAATTTCAACAGCAATTGACTGAGCTGCATATGCACAAAACCAATATGGTCCATCTCAACAAAAAAATGCATGAGTAACAGCATTCTCACCAGATAGTCTTATTGTTGCCGGAAATGATGAAGATAAAACAGCTGCAAACACACTTAGAGAAAACAGTAAATTAATTAACTCATTCTTTGCAGTTGATTCTGCAAACGGAACAAGAGTTCAATTTGACGGTGTTCAAGGAACATTAATCCAACCTGGTCAATCTGTTGCAATTAAAAATTCAGATACATTATTACAATCACCAGTATTTGAACAAGTTAAAACAAAATTCAAAGCATTACTTGATAGATTCTATGCTGCAAACCCTGAATTACAACCAGAAACAAATGCAAATGATAAAATTAGAATTAATGTATTATATCGGTTCAATAATTTACCTGGTACAATGACAAACACATATGAATTAATTCAAGCAGTATTGAATTCATTAGATTCAAGATTTGAATTTTCAATTAGACGTCCAAAAGATAGAGATGAATGACAATCATTCTGATTAAACGGAGCTTCTCCAGTTGGATTTGTTGGATGAGGATACGATTACGATGGAATCGGATCAGGAATCGACGGTTACTCACACAGTAATGCAGTTTTAAACACAGCATTATTCAAATTAATTTCAGATGATGCTTATGCACAAAAAATGGAAGCATTATATCCAAGACTTGTGGCAGCGTCTAAAGCATTCAAAAAATTAGTTGATACATTAAATGCTGATGGATCAAAACAAAAATTATCATTAACACCACAACAAATTTCTGGTTTAACAACAAAACAACTCTCAACATTAGGAAACATCCTTGGTGTTAAAAGATTTAATGAAAACAATGAATTAGTTGATATCCCAGCAGAAGAAACAAGTCAATACATTTCATTAGAATTATTAATGTCAACATTCTGATTAACATACACAACAAGTAATTCAAGCGTAACAAAATTACAATTAGTTGAATTAGCACAAGAAATTTCAAATATCTATGGAGCATATCCAGATGTTGCAATGGCTGTTTCAGTTAAAACATTCACAGAAACATTATCGAACCCTAACTATGTAATTCCTGCAAATTACTCAGACTTCGATGATTTAACAACAATTAAAACAGCACAAGCAAAATAG
- a CDS encoding chromate transporter: MKTKVKQTSSQSKFKLFWEVFFFIIKVTFLGFGGGNALLPVIKNQAVDKKKWLTQDEFDDVVIVTNMLPGASVIQTVSYICIKLLGKLWGTILTLVAILPHVLVAFGILVLFSNLDPRWLKIISVGVLVSIIAFLINFASRYLKQAKNTMKLPFWITILFFTIAYSLFVPAPYNLPVVAIFTVILVYTIIYLVVRNKRKNQIKEIQEIKQISEAEIEVLENANLIKQSEIEKVKNKIYRHNLCSIHNKYCSVIEEDGE; encoded by the coding sequence ATGAAAACAAAAGTAAAACAAACAAGTTCACAAAGTAAATTCAAATTATTTTGAGAAGTCTTCTTTTTCATTATTAAAGTAACTTTCCTTGGGTTTGGAGGTGGTAACGCATTGCTGCCAGTTATTAAAAACCAAGCGGTTGACAAGAAAAAATGACTTACTCAAGACGAATTTGATGATGTAGTTATTGTCACAAATATGTTGCCTGGTGCATCAGTTATCCAAACTGTTAGTTACATTTGTATTAAACTACTCGGAAAATTATGAGGAACTATTTTAACATTAGTAGCTATTTTGCCCCATGTGCTAGTTGCATTCGGAATTCTTGTGCTATTTTCTAATTTAGATCCAAGATGATTAAAAATAATTTCAGTGGGAGTGTTAGTCTCAATCATTGCATTTTTAATCAATTTTGCTTCTAGATACTTAAAACAAGCAAAAAATACTATGAAACTACCATTTTGAATTACAATATTATTTTTCACAATTGCATATTCATTATTTGTACCTGCTCCATATAATCTACCAGTTGTTGCAATTTTTACAGTTATCCTTGTATATACAATAATTTACCTTGTAGTAAGAAATAAACGTAAAAATCAAATTAAAGAAATACAAGAAATTAAGCAAATTTCAGAAGCAGAAATTGAAGTTCTTGAAAATGCTAATTTAATAAAACAATCCGAAATTGAAAAAGTTAAAAACAAAATCTATCGTCATAATTTATGTTCAATACATAACAAATATTGTAGTGTCATAGAAGAGGATGGTGAATAA
- a CDS encoding chromate transporter produces MLAIGLLISIPLIIIISLSVFGGGQVFMPIFSWLWTLMHNNFGASQLTQDKIDSVFTIANTTPGVVSTKFAFFTGYLVANGEWWGYLAVFLTYLIFCLPAIFVMALAMKYVKKFKTNKYIANMLIVMKPIVAGIMIALSLQLLISILFPEVIFNKSIDEYAKLSKPGASGYDVFIAHGHGYYRNILLKIYVPVGIFGSYFLAKKKFSLFIIILINIAVSILLFAPYNGW; encoded by the coding sequence ATGCTTGCTATCGGTTTATTAATTTCTATTCCATTAATTATCATTATTTCATTATCGGTATTTGGTGGCGGGCAAGTATTTATGCCAATCTTCAGTTGATTATGAACTCTTATGCACAATAACTTTGGGGCAAGTCAATTAACTCAAGATAAAATAGATTCAGTTTTTACAATTGCCAACACAACTCCTGGAGTTGTTTCAACTAAATTTGCTTTTTTCACCGGATATTTAGTTGCAAACGGTGAATGATGAGGATATTTAGCGGTATTCTTAACCTACTTAATTTTCTGTTTACCAGCCATATTTGTTATGGCATTAGCAATGAAATACGTTAAAAAATTTAAAACTAATAAATACATTGCAAATATGCTTATTGTTATGAAACCAATTGTTGCCGGAATTATGATTGCATTATCATTACAACTATTAATATCAATTTTATTCCCAGAAGTTATTTTCAACAAAAGCATTGATGAATATGCTAAGTTATCAAAACCTGGTGCAAGTGGATACGATGTTTTTATAGCACATGGACACGGTTACTATCGTAATATTCTTTTAAAGATTTATGTCCCAGTTGGAATTTTTGGTTCTTATTTCTTGGCGAAAAAGAAATTCTCATTATTTATAATAATACTTATTAATATCGCTGTTTCAATTCTATTGTTTGCGCCTTATAATGGTTGATAA
- the thiI gene encoding tRNA uracil 4-sulfurtransferase ThiI, with product MYSKILIRYGELVLKKKNRKTFINHLTNNVKHIVGVAPQVEFDRMYLPYSEENIKKLNYVFGISSYSPVAVVDNDIELFKETVLKLVNPNARTFKIQARRNYKKFQLSSDKINHALGGHVLKNTHLKVDVHNPDQTFYVEVRNGRTYIFSEYIKGLGGLPVGVSGKVLHLISGGFDSPIAALKMMKRGLKVDFLTFITPPQTDERTIQKITNLVKVLNQYQVTSNLLIANYAHLMNYISFVSKESYKITLMRRSFYRIAEAVCQKYGQQAISNGDNLGQVASQTIESLSVIGAATKMQILRPLLTFDKNEIIDIAKEIGTYDISIIQANETCELFAPKEPVTKPNLDEAIRLETELNSIFEYEADLINNKIELVKLKKEI from the coding sequence ATGTATAGTAAAATTTTAATTAGATACGGTGAATTAGTTCTAAAAAAGAAAAACCGTAAAACATTCATTAACCACTTAACAAATAATGTTAAGCACATTGTGGGTGTTGCTCCTCAAGTTGAATTTGATAGAATGTACCTACCATATAGTGAAGAAAATATTAAAAAACTTAATTATGTTTTTGGTATTAGTTCTTACTCACCGGTAGCAGTTGTTGATAATGATATTGAATTATTCAAAGAAACAGTACTTAAATTAGTTAATCCAAATGCAAGAACATTTAAAATTCAAGCGAGAAGAAACTACAAAAAGTTTCAACTTTCATCAGATAAAATTAATCATGCGCTTGGTGGACATGTATTAAAAAACACACACTTAAAAGTTGATGTTCATAATCCTGATCAAACATTTTATGTAGAAGTAAGAAATGGTCGTACATATATTTTCTCTGAATATATTAAAGGACTTGGTGGCTTACCTGTAGGTGTAAGTGGAAAAGTATTACACTTAATTTCTGGTGGTTTCGATTCACCAATCGCAGCATTAAAAATGATGAAAAGAGGTTTAAAAGTTGATTTCTTAACTTTCATTACACCACCTCAAACTGACGAAAGAACAATCCAAAAGATTACAAATTTAGTTAAAGTTTTAAATCAATATCAAGTTACTTCAAATCTTTTAATTGCAAACTATGCACATTTAATGAATTACATTTCATTCGTCTCAAAAGAATCATACAAAATCACATTAATGCGTCGTAGTTTCTACCGTATAGCTGAAGCAGTTTGTCAAAAATATGGTCAACAAGCAATCTCGAATGGAGATAACTTAGGTCAAGTGGCATCACAAACAATTGAGTCGCTTTCAGTTATTGGTGCAGCGACTAAAATGCAAATTTTACGTCCATTATTAACTTTTGATAAAAATGAAATTATTGATATTGCTAAAGAAATTGGTACATATGATATCTCAATCATACAAGCTAATGAAACATGTGAGTTATTTGCTCCTAAAGAACCTGTGACAAAGCCGAATTTAGATGAAGCAATTCGTTTAGAAACAGAACTTAACTCTATTTTCGAATATGAAGCAGATTTAATTAATAATAAAATTGAACTTGTTAAACTTAAGAAAGAAATATAA
- a CDS encoding HAD family hydrolase produces MNSKWVIFSDVDGTIYPFPDKTLSDVNKNKVVELKTKGVDFVINTGNPPLEKIKRLAKELNARYICCSNGAMIYDVEESKPIHIEYMNTEEAKKVWPIAERTGVLLYYMGTDQYYLHGDYPKYREFLTTFNEYNDWIDDGRINDDLHKIEAYGEPEQVAEFYKQCKEANLDFEVVNILDKYVEITNHGVSKASGLKWLCANVFDAKPEEVMAIGDSKNDVEMFKAVGYSYAMDNADAYTKSVAKYYTSAVEQDGLAEAIDDYLYRTDVDLKRAISQGKIKPNHK; encoded by the coding sequence ATGAACAGTAAATGAGTAATTTTTAGTGACGTAGATGGTACAATCTACCCATTCCCTGATAAAACATTATCAGATGTTAACAAAAATAAAGTAGTCGAACTTAAAACAAAAGGTGTTGATTTTGTTATCAATACTGGTAATCCACCATTAGAAAAAATCAAACGTTTAGCCAAAGAATTAAATGCTAGATATATTTGTTGTTCAAATGGTGCTATGATTTATGATGTTGAAGAATCAAAACCAATTCATATTGAATATATGAATACTGAAGAAGCTAAAAAAGTATGACCAATCGCTGAACGTACCGGCGTTTTACTCTACTACATGGGAACAGATCAATATTACCTTCATGGTGATTATCCAAAATATCGTGAATTCTTAACAACATTCAATGAGTATAATGACTGAATTGATGATGGAAGAATTAATGATGACTTACACAAAATCGAAGCATACGGTGAGCCTGAACAAGTTGCTGAATTTTACAAACAATGTAAGGAAGCGAATTTAGATTTTGAAGTAGTAAATATTTTAGATAAGTACGTCGAAATTACAAATCATGGAGTTTCAAAGGCTTCAGGACTAAAATGACTATGTGCAAACGTTTTTGATGCAAAACCGGAAGAAGTTATGGCTATTGGTGATAGCAAAAATGATGTTGAAATGTTCAAAGCAGTTGGATATTCATATGCAATGGACAATGCTGATGCATATACAAAATCAGTTGCAAAATACTACACTTCAGCAGTTGAACAAGATGGTCTTGCAGAAGCTATCGATGACTACTTATACCGCACTGACGTAGACTTAAAAAGAGCTATTTCACAAGGTAAAATTAAACCAAATCATAAATAA
- a CDS encoding Mbov_0401 family ICE element transposase-like protein — protein MNERNIKEIEYINKLSCDEITALSEKFKNSDERREQKLNINKRIVRKIIGQNNNVYEFVIYEYYYYVNGKKHFKRYYPEKYIHLFHRTYDTKLVIDSFYQYCGLIRNKFVKISWNLCKYYANKYDLFNQTSNIEIKKQYANTIYISIDDCYGKARGNNKVSKTNSKIIKIFSDKNESPIYTYETYTSQDKEKLTNKSRAELIMTIIQKYYVIDTNTKLYLLSDGAVYFKNLAKLLNAEHIYDHFHFIKHFNFIFKKPIFIIKNDVKEKLLIDNQPVWKWLQNSIENKDEFIDKLLQLLTYEFNNKYTKNNIKAFLKFINNNCKDLKFNVNNITAQSESSVSLFKSLYKKRYSTFSLNTIFNLISINKSEKCNFLNFKSLVNEIRETAEITYEPILWNEINYNHYWNN, from the coding sequence ATGAATGAAAGAAATATAAAAGAAATAGAATACATTAACAAATTATCTTGTGATGAGATAACAGCATTATCTGAAAAGTTCAAAAACTCAGATGAAAGAAGGGAACAAAAACTAAATATTAACAAAAGAATAGTAAGAAAGATAATAGGACAAAACAACAATGTATATGAATTTGTAATTTATGAGTATTACTACTATGTTAATGGTAAAAAGCACTTCAAGAGATATTATCCAGAAAAATATATACATCTATTTCATAGAACTTATGATACCAAACTAGTTATTGATAGTTTTTATCAATACTGTGGTTTAATCAGAAACAAATTTGTTAAGATCAGTTGAAATTTATGTAAATATTATGCAAACAAATATGACTTATTTAACCAAACAAGCAATATAGAGATAAAGAAACAATATGCAAATACAATTTATATCTCAATTGATGATTGTTATGGTAAAGCAAGGGGAAATAATAAGGTCAGCAAAACAAATAGTAAGATCATAAAAATATTCTCAGATAAAAATGAAAGTCCAATTTATACATATGAAACATACACTTCACAAGACAAAGAGAAGCTTACAAACAAATCAAGAGCAGAATTAATAATGACTATTATTCAAAAGTATTATGTTATAGACACAAACACCAAATTATACCTTTTAAGTGATGGTGCAGTTTACTTCAAAAATTTAGCAAAATTATTGAATGCAGAACATATTTATGATCACTTTCACTTTATTAAACATTTCAATTTCATATTCAAAAAACCAATATTTATCATTAAGAATGATGTTAAAGAAAAACTCTTAATTGATAATCAACCAGTATGGAAATGACTGCAAAATTCAATTGAAAACAAAGATGAATTCATAGACAAATTACTACAACTATTAACTTATGAATTTAACAATAAGTACACAAAAAATAACATAAAAGCATTCTTGAAATTCATAAATAACAATTGCAAAGACTTAAAATTCAATGTAAATAACATTACAGCACAGTCTGAATCATCTGTAAGTTTATTTAAATCATTATACAAAAAGAGATATTCAACATTTTCATTAAATACAATATTCAATTTAATCAGTATCAATAAAAGTGAAAAATGCAACTTCTTGAATTTTAAATCACTAGTTAATGAAATCAGGGAAACAGCAGAAATTACTTATGAACCAATTCTTTGAAATGAGATAAATTACAATCATTATTGAAATAATTAA